A genomic window from Solanum stenotomum isolate F172 chromosome 10, ASM1918654v1, whole genome shotgun sequence includes:
- the LOC125841212 gene encoding protein ALP1-like encodes MNHNSVPNKRRRRRKETPTNSTTGGAENNDDFGSENQGAVKTKELKQILTSLLLLEEQEKSEQEEFAKEEEENKHLFEANHKKTTKVMWDYYSNVQQHHSDLEQLDGVRKRKGRGNSAAVTATASATCALAEEEVVSSNKSSEKGAPHRRLWVKNRSKAWWDLCNSPDFPEEEFKKAFRMGKDTFELICNELSSVVAKENTMLRDAVPVKQRVAVCIWRLATGEPLRLVSKRFGLGISTCHKLVLEVCTAIRTVLMPKYLQWPDEKKMKDIKDEYEDMSGITNVVGSMYTTHIPIIAPKISVAAYFNKRHTERNQKTSYSITVQGVVDPRGVFTDVCIGWPGSMPDDQVLEKSALFQRANTGLLNNVWIVGSSGYPLMDWILVPYTQQQLTWTQHAFNEKIGEVQRVAKEAFVRLKRRWSCLQKRTEVKLQDLPVVLGACCVLHNICQMRNEEMDPELNFELIDDEMVPEIQLRSTNARLARDAIAHNLLHHNHAGTSLL; translated from the coding sequence atgaatcataacaGTGTACCCAATAAACGCCGTAGAAGAAGGAAAGAAACCCCAACTAATAGTACTACTGGCGGAGCTGAAAATAATGATGATTTTGGGTCGGAAAATCAAGGGGCTGTGAAAACAAAGGAGTTGAAACAGATATTAACATCTTTGTTGTTACTTGAAGAACAAGAAAAGTCTGAACAAGAGGAATttgcaaaggaagaagaagagaacaaaCACTTATTTGAAGCGAATCATAAGAAAACAACTAAGGTGATGTGGGATTATTATTCAAATGTTCAACAGCATCATTCTGACTTAGAACAGTTAGATGGTGTTCGAAAACGGAAAGGGAGAGGAAATTCTGCTGCTGTTACTGCTACTGCTTCTGCTACTTGTGCCCTTGCAGAGGAAGAAGTCGTTTCGAGTAATAAATCTAGTGAAAAAGGTGCGCCTCATAGGCGATTGTGGGTGAAGAATAGATCAAAAGCTTGGTGGGATCTATGTAACAGTCCTGATTTCCCTGAAGAGGAGTTTAAGAAAGCGTTTCGAATGGGGAAAGATACGTTTGAATTGATATGTAATGAATTGAGTTCTGTGGTTGCGAAAGAGAATACTATGCTAAGAGATGCTGTACCTGTGAAGCAGCGTGTTGCTGTTTGTATATGGAGATTGGCTACTGGAGAGCCTTTGAGATTGGTTTCGAAGAGATTTGGATTGGGGATTTCGACTTGCCATAAGCTTGTGCTAGAGGTTTGTACTGCAATTAGGACTGTGTTGATGCCTAAGTATCTTCAATGGCCTgatgaaaagaaaatgaaggataTAAAGGATGAGTATGAGGATATGTCAGGGATCACTAATGTTGTGGGATCAATGTATACAACTCATATACCTATAATTGCTCCCAAAATTAGTGTTGCAGCTTATTTTAATAAGAGGCATACAGAGAGGAATCAGAAGACATCGTATTCGATTACAGTCCAAGGTGTGGTTGATCCAAGAGGGGTGTTTACTGATGTGTGTATCGGTTGGCCTGGTTCCATGCCTGATGATCAGGTACTGGAGAAATCCGCGCTTTTCCAGAGGGCGAATACAGGGTTACTGAACAATGTTTGGATTGTTGGGAGTTCTGGATACCCTTTAATGGATTGGATTTTAGTGCCTTATACACAGCAGCAGCTGACTTGGACTCAACATGCTTTCAATGAGAAGATTGGTGAGGTTCAACGGGTCGCCAAGGAGGCGTTTGTGAGATTGAAAAGGAGATGGTCTTGTTTGCAGAAAAGAACAGAAGTGAAACTTCAAGATTTGCCAGTGGTGCTAGGGGCGTGCTGCGTGTTGCATAATATTTGCCAGATGAGGAATGAGGAAATGGATCCAGAACTCAATTTCGAGCTCATTGATGATGAAATGGTTCCAGAGATTCAATTGAGATCAACCAATGCTAGGCTTGCAAGGGATGCCATTGCTCATAATCTTCTGCACCATAACCATGCTGGTACTTCTCTCCTTTAA